In Verrucomicrobiales bacterium, one DNA window encodes the following:
- a CDS encoding beta-lactamase family protein gives MAAAIQMRCVGASPASYVQPRFTDPQRLQKIRVVLPEIDEWFSSFSKTEHLPGVVYGVVVDGELIHHAELGLANLERKIKCGPDTGFRIASMSKSFVCLAVFRLRDDRKLGLDDAVEKYLPELRKVQLPTTDSPRITIRNLMTMTTGLPEDNPWGDRQLEISQEALRTFVRGGLSFSNPPGQEYEYSNLGYVLLGQVIAKASGMSFQKYINTRLLRPLGMTNTWWEFADVPPDALAQGYRWEHNAWIPEPILHDGEGAACGGLITTLNDFAKYMRFHLDAWPARDGAELGPIRRSTVREMQKPYVVSRVGAQETLLDGVTPNPSVGFYGNGLGWSIDSRKLVTLAHTGGLPGYGSHFRFLPDYGVGVYAFANRTYAPAARACSKALNLLVERAELKPRSVVAPGLLQTRATQVAEMITHWHPKLEGEIVAENFFLDQARADRMAVSRDVLGKLGKILSIQPIVPENQLRGTFKMIGENGHIHVHFTLTPEKNPTVQQLDLTFVPKP, from the coding sequence ATGGCTGCAGCGATCCAAATGCGGTGTGTCGGCGCTTCGCCCGCTTCTTACGTGCAGCCCCGTTTCACCGATCCTCAACGGCTGCAAAAAATTCGAGTCGTGTTGCCCGAGATCGATGAATGGTTTAGCTCTTTCTCGAAGACGGAACACCTTCCGGGCGTGGTGTACGGCGTGGTGGTCGATGGCGAGCTCATCCACCACGCCGAGCTCGGACTAGCCAACCTGGAACGCAAGATCAAGTGTGGCCCGGACACGGGATTTCGCATCGCATCGATGTCGAAAAGCTTCGTCTGTCTCGCGGTCTTTCGCCTGCGCGACGATCGTAAGCTGGGGCTGGATGATGCGGTTGAAAAGTATCTGCCCGAGCTGCGAAAGGTTCAACTACCGACGACGGATTCCCCGAGGATCACCATCCGGAATCTCATGACCATGACCACCGGCTTGCCGGAGGACAATCCTTGGGGCGATCGGCAGCTCGAAATTTCCCAGGAGGCGCTGCGCACGTTCGTCCGCGGCGGCTTGTCGTTCTCTAACCCTCCCGGACAGGAGTATGAGTATAGCAATCTGGGCTATGTGCTGCTTGGTCAGGTCATCGCGAAAGCCTCCGGGATGTCTTTTCAGAAATACATCAACACCCGGTTGCTGCGACCGTTGGGCATGACCAACACCTGGTGGGAGTTTGCAGATGTTCCCCCGGATGCCTTGGCCCAGGGCTACCGTTGGGAGCACAACGCCTGGATACCCGAGCCTATCTTGCACGATGGTGAAGGCGCCGCGTGTGGCGGGCTGATTACAACGCTCAACGATTTTGCCAAATACATGCGCTTTCACTTGGACGCCTGGCCAGCCCGGGATGGCGCTGAGCTAGGACCGATCCGACGGTCCACTGTTCGCGAAATGCAGAAGCCCTATGTGGTTTCTCGAGTAGGTGCCCAGGAGACGCTGCTGGACGGCGTCACACCGAATCCCAGCGTTGGTTTTTACGGCAACGGTTTAGGCTGGTCGATCGATAGCCGCAAGCTCGTGACCTTGGCCCACACGGGAGGCTTGCCTGGCTACGGCAGCCATTTCCGATTTCTCCCTGACTATGGGGTAGGGGTGTACGCCTTTGCGAATCGCACCTATGCTCCCGCTGCGCGGGCGTGCAGTAAGGCGCTGAATCTTCTGGTCGAGCGTGCGGAACTAAAGCCGCGGAGCGTTGTGGCTCCAGGTCTGCTTCAGACACGAGCGACCCAGGTCGCCGAGATGATCACTCATTGGCACCCCAAGCTGGAGGGAGAGATTGTCGCGGAGAATTTCTTCCTGGATCAAGCTCGAGCGGATCGAATGGCGGTTTCCCGCGATGTTCTGGGCAAGCTCGGTAAGATTCTCTCCATCCAACCAATCGTGCCCGAGAATCAACTGCGAGGCACCTTCAAGATGATCGGCGAGAATGGTCACATTCATGTTCATTTTACCCTGACCCCCGAGAAGAATCCAACGGTCCAGCAACTCGACCTGACTTTCGTGCCGAAGCCCTAA
- a CDS encoding acyloxyacyl hydrolase, which yields MKFATVVSLWVVTAAVTAKAEEPKSGSKVRLEMAGIRTAFSATRIDEHFYQAEAYARWALPGQLEFGRDWSLRAGIDASAGMLGRLSKEDKGFVGSLGPVLILNCARIPVDLVIGSSPTILSRDSFDGVDLGVPFQFTSHLGFNVHLSDRWSLSYRLQHMSNAGMGDRNPGLDLHSLALSFKF from the coding sequence ATGAAATTTGCAACGGTAGTCAGCTTGTGGGTGGTGACGGCGGCAGTGACAGCGAAGGCCGAGGAACCGAAATCGGGCAGCAAGGTGAGGCTGGAGATGGCCGGCATACGAACCGCCTTTTCCGCCACCCGAATCGACGAACATTTTTACCAGGCCGAGGCCTACGCCCGCTGGGCGCTGCCGGGACAGCTGGAATTCGGACGGGATTGGAGTCTCCGGGCCGGGATCGATGCTTCAGCAGGAATGCTCGGGCGGCTGTCCAAGGAAGACAAAGGCTTTGTAGGTTCGTTGGGTCCGGTCCTCATTCTGAACTGTGCGCGCATCCCCGTGGATCTGGTGATCGGTAGCTCCCCCACCATTCTCAGTCGCGACAGTTTCGATGGCGTTGATCTCGGCGTTCCGTTTCAGTTCACCAGTCATCTCGGGTTTAACGTGCATCTGAGCGATCGCTGGTCGCTATCCTATCGATTGCAGCACATGTCCAATGCTGGCATGGGCGACCGAAACCCCGGCCTCGATCTCCACTCGCTCGCGCTCAGCTTCAAGTTCTGA
- a CDS encoding DUF1080 domain-containing protein: protein MTTSNSSILKVACGLALPLIALIAIQSRGLIAADAKKEDPQPPIVDPGSPGRAPSDAIILFDGKDLSQFRGEKKAEPTWKVHDGVMESTPPGGIFSKEEFGDCQVHLEFATPSNVQGDGQGRGNSGVYLMGRYEIQVLDNYNNKTYPNGQCGAFYGNKAPLVNACRQPGEWQTYDIIFRTPKKGPDGKIVPGSFTVLHNGILIQDHTPVAGDRTTASPLNGLVEKGPLYLQDHGNPVRFRNVWVRKLTGS, encoded by the coding sequence ATGACAACATCCAACTCTTCCATTCTCAAAGTCGCCTGCGGCCTCGCTCTCCCGCTGATCGCCCTGATCGCCATCCAATCCCGCGGACTCATCGCGGCCGATGCCAAAAAGGAAGATCCCCAGCCACCCATCGTGGATCCGGGATCCCCTGGCCGCGCCCCATCCGACGCCATCATTTTATTTGATGGCAAAGATCTGTCTCAATTTCGGGGAGAGAAGAAGGCGGAACCGACTTGGAAGGTGCATGACGGAGTCATGGAAAGCACGCCTCCCGGAGGCATCTTCTCCAAGGAAGAGTTCGGGGACTGCCAGGTTCACCTGGAATTCGCGACTCCTTCCAACGTGCAGGGCGATGGACAAGGCCGGGGGAATAGCGGGGTCTACCTGATGGGCCGCTATGAGATTCAGGTCTTGGACAACTACAACAACAAGACCTACCCCAATGGTCAATGCGGCGCCTTCTATGGAAACAAAGCCCCGCTGGTGAATGCCTGTCGCCAGCCAGGCGAATGGCAAACCTACGACATCATCTTCCGTACGCCCAAGAAAGGGCCGGACGGCAAGATTGTGCCCGGCTCCTTCACCGTGCTCCACAATGGGATCCTCATCCAAGACCATACCCCCGTGGCGGGAGATCGAACCACCGCCTCCCCTCTCAATGGCCTGGTAGAAAAAGGTCCGCTCTATTTGCAGGATCACGGGAACCCCGTCCGCTTTCGCAACGTCTGGGTGCGAAAACTGACCGGAAGTTGA
- a CDS encoding Gfo/Idh/MocA family oxidoreductase: protein MKPMLNRRSFLSKSATAGGGLLILRNSKLAFAYEANSKLNIAGIGVGGQGRGSLDAFHRMGNNLVALCDVDAKRAGDIYQKHPDAKSYQDFRKMFDEMEKQIDAVLVATPDHTHAVAAVAAMKRGKHVYCEKPLTRTVYEARVMRETAARHRVVTQMGNQGSADRALRRAVELVWGGVIGDVRETHVWFGGGNGPMVRPTDTPAVPEGLNWDLWLGPAEKRPYSPVYVPANWRAWRAFGSGIIGDFACHTANIMFRALRLEQLWQKSMNPGAKQVVIRVQAWPSEVDLEGYPTSSKVVIDLPARGALPPVKSTWYAKEKPSPDLLLGHKQGAWGDLLVGSKGSLYSDNPWNANYVLLPESRFEDFKGGPAESLPRIKSHQWEWIEACKGNGKTFSSFDMGGPLTELAQLANLASLVEGPIEYDTLSGKILNSRPARKLLHREYRKGWSL, encoded by the coding sequence ATGAAACCTATGCTCAACCGTCGCAGCTTCCTTTCCAAGTCCGCCACCGCCGGGGGTGGGTTGCTCATTCTGCGCAACAGCAAACTGGCGTTTGCCTATGAGGCGAACAGCAAGCTGAATATCGCCGGGATCGGAGTGGGCGGGCAGGGGCGGGGTAGCCTGGATGCCTTCCATCGTATGGGCAACAACCTGGTGGCATTGTGCGATGTGGATGCCAAGCGGGCCGGCGATATCTATCAGAAACATCCCGACGCGAAGTCCTATCAGGATTTCCGCAAGATGTTTGATGAGATGGAAAAGCAGATTGATGCGGTCTTGGTGGCGACCCCCGACCATACCCACGCCGTGGCCGCGGTGGCGGCCATGAAACGCGGCAAGCATGTGTACTGCGAGAAGCCGCTCACTCGCACCGTTTATGAAGCGCGCGTGATGCGTGAAACCGCCGCGCGGCACCGTGTGGTGACTCAAATGGGTAACCAAGGATCCGCTGACCGAGCGCTGCGTCGGGCAGTGGAACTGGTTTGGGGCGGCGTCATTGGCGACGTGCGGGAGACGCATGTCTGGTTTGGGGGCGGCAACGGTCCGATGGTGCGTCCCACCGACACACCGGCTGTTCCCGAAGGACTGAACTGGGACCTTTGGCTGGGCCCCGCCGAAAAACGGCCTTATAGCCCGGTGTATGTGCCGGCGAATTGGCGTGCGTGGCGGGCGTTCGGAAGCGGCATCATCGGGGATTTTGCCTGTCACACCGCGAACATTATGTTTCGGGCGTTACGGTTGGAACAACTGTGGCAGAAGTCGATGAACCCTGGCGCCAAGCAAGTGGTGATCCGGGTTCAAGCCTGGCCCAGTGAGGTCGATCTGGAAGGTTACCCCACCTCGTCCAAGGTGGTGATCGACCTGCCGGCACGCGGAGCTCTGCCTCCAGTGAAATCGACGTGGTATGCGAAGGAAAAGCCATCACCCGATCTCCTGCTCGGTCACAAGCAGGGGGCGTGGGGGGATCTGCTCGTCGGTTCGAAAGGGTCGCTGTACTCCGACAATCCCTGGAACGCCAATTACGTCCTGCTGCCCGAGAGCCGATTCGAGGATTTCAAAGGCGGGCCGGCAGAATCGCTGCCCCGCATCAAGAGTCACCAGTGGGAATGGATCGAAGCGTGCAAGGGCAATGGCAAGACCTTCTCCAGTTTCGACATGGGGGGCCCGCTCACGGAGTTGGCTCAGTTGGCGAACCTGGCAAGTTTAGTTGAAGGACCGATCGAGTACGACACTCTCAGCGGCAAGATCCTAAACTCGCGGCCCGCCCGCAAACTGCTCCATCGAGAATACCGCAAAGGCTGGTCGCTCTGA
- a CDS encoding DNA/RNA non-specific endonuclease translates to MPSPKNQPPPSGPSAEALQEFVRTEAARYLLVPNINSVGIGRKQSSDKTKEGQLCLQFTVDRKMAPEGLESVRSRLIPPLFLVDGYLVPTDVLERRYAHAFQIVPEEAAVKEPRKRRQEVLRPGLSVANISGTAGTIGAIVYDRETGSPLLLSNWHVLQTTEGQIGDTVVQPGPFDDNDTGNNFAGHLLRSHLGAAGDCAVATIEGRAINPEVLGISTVLQRLGKAELDDRVVKSGRTTGVTRGKVVRVEVQTKMTYGDREVVIGGFEIGFDPRRKPSDGELTKPGDSGAPWVALDPKTGKLTDVLLGLHFAGETDEESPEFALACNAHSVFEKLNISFRPPQASSALITGVGAEAARTFGGKGYDESFLGTPLRLPVPTSALAKDLIGANGQRYAHYTHFSLTQRKSRRLCALAAWNIDGARLTKVSKEASWALDSRIPDTAQIGDVLYARTKFDKGHIAKREDLVWGPPAEAKRANDDSFCYSNATPQHEKFNRLAPALWKSLEDELMSQLAPQRLRLSVFGGPLFRPDDLEFVASGAPAGTPKIRIPREYFKIVAYRDSADGGFKAHAFILSQAKLIQGKLESIAAEALDLERFQMYQVKVSEIEKRTGFKLTDLARIDTKVVRPGGEALGAETQVLAAPTLVEALSDIL, encoded by the coding sequence ATGCCATCTCCTAAGAACCAACCGCCACCGTCTGGCCCCTCCGCTGAAGCCCTGCAGGAGTTTGTCCGAACCGAGGCCGCTCGCTACCTATTGGTTCCGAATATCAATTCGGTCGGGATCGGACGCAAACAAAGCTCGGACAAAACCAAAGAAGGCCAGCTGTGCCTGCAGTTCACCGTGGACCGCAAAATGGCTCCCGAAGGCCTGGAGTCGGTCAGATCCAGGTTGATACCACCGCTGTTCCTGGTGGACGGGTACCTGGTGCCAACCGATGTCCTGGAACGCCGCTATGCCCACGCGTTTCAGATCGTCCCGGAGGAGGCCGCCGTCAAGGAGCCGCGAAAGCGCCGACAGGAGGTATTACGCCCCGGCCTCAGCGTCGCCAATATCTCGGGAACCGCCGGCACGATTGGGGCGATCGTCTACGATCGAGAGACCGGCAGCCCGCTGCTGCTTAGCAATTGGCATGTGCTGCAAACCACGGAAGGCCAGATTGGGGATACTGTGGTTCAACCCGGGCCTTTCGATGACAATGATACGGGGAACAATTTCGCCGGCCATTTGCTGAGAAGCCATCTGGGAGCCGCTGGAGATTGCGCCGTGGCTACCATCGAGGGCCGTGCCATAAACCCAGAGGTGTTGGGCATATCGACCGTTCTTCAGCGTCTAGGCAAGGCGGAGTTGGATGATCGCGTGGTCAAGTCCGGACGGACCACCGGAGTCACGCGCGGGAAGGTCGTCCGGGTTGAGGTTCAGACCAAGATGACCTACGGCGATCGAGAGGTGGTGATTGGAGGATTCGAAATAGGCTTCGATCCCCGCCGCAAACCATCCGATGGCGAACTCACCAAGCCCGGCGACTCGGGAGCCCCGTGGGTAGCTCTGGATCCCAAAACCGGGAAGCTGACCGATGTCCTGCTCGGGTTGCATTTCGCCGGCGAGACCGATGAAGAATCTCCTGAGTTCGCCCTCGCCTGCAACGCGCACTCGGTCTTCGAGAAGCTTAACATTTCATTCCGCCCGCCCCAGGCCAGCTCGGCACTCATCACAGGCGTCGGGGCAGAAGCGGCGCGAACGTTTGGAGGCAAGGGCTACGACGAGTCCTTCCTCGGCACTCCGCTTCGCTTGCCGGTCCCTACCTCGGCACTCGCCAAGGACCTGATCGGTGCCAACGGACAGCGTTATGCCCATTACACACATTTTTCTCTCACCCAGAGGAAATCGCGTCGCCTATGCGCGTTGGCGGCGTGGAACATTGATGGAGCCAGGCTCACCAAGGTCAGCAAGGAGGCAAGCTGGGCGCTAGACTCGCGCATCCCCGACACCGCACAGATCGGGGACGTGCTCTACGCCCGGACCAAGTTTGACAAGGGACACATCGCCAAACGAGAGGACCTCGTCTGGGGCCCTCCAGCCGAAGCGAAGCGAGCTAACGACGATTCATTCTGCTATTCGAACGCCACTCCCCAGCACGAGAAGTTCAACCGACTCGCGCCGGCGCTCTGGAAGTCGCTCGAAGATGAACTGATGTCGCAGCTGGCGCCACAACGCCTCCGACTGAGCGTTTTTGGAGGCCCTTTATTCCGTCCTGATGACCTTGAATTTGTGGCTTCAGGTGCGCCAGCCGGAACACCGAAGATCCGAATCCCGCGCGAATACTTCAAAATCGTGGCTTACCGCGACAGCGCCGACGGCGGGTTTAAAGCCCATGCCTTCATCCTGTCGCAAGCCAAGCTGATCCAGGGAAAACTGGAATCCATCGCCGCCGAAGCCTTGGACCTGGAACGTTTCCAAATGTACCAAGTCAAGGTCTCCGAGATCGAGAAACGAACCGGATTCAAGCTGACCGACCTGGCACGGATCGACACCAAGGTAGTGAGACCCGGCGGAGAAGCCCTGGGAGCCGAGACCCAGGTCCTAGCAGCGCCAACCTTGGTCGAAGCTTTAAGTGACATCCTCTGA
- a CDS encoding MFS transporter produces MIPAQTNSAYERWRRRIFAITWLAYAGFYLTRKGFSVAKNELKQADVMGLTKSQMSAMDGAYSAAYAVGQFVWGPLGDRLGTRRVVLVGMMGSILAAVCMGFSHGALGLGIFFFLQGFFQSSGWAPLAKNLGEFFSQRERGGVMGFWCTNYALGGVLATLLASYAASRFGWRFAFWVPALVLLVIWGLFWLLQRNRPEDVGLPPIEVYHAALADAPLSEPVAPASGSASAVAAVPPSRSASADSGESWEVVKAVLRSPMVWILAASYFLVKPTRYLLLFWSPVYINERLGTTTAESGFLSSMFDFAGPLGTLFGGLFSDKIFGARRIPPAVIALAALAALMIAFPYLPMSRTGMGIGMFLLGFLVFIPDSLISGTAAIDFGTKRGASTANGLINGVGSLGQMVGVMLPGAVEAYLRAGQDIWLPIFVGLGIALALAALLLAPQWNRVPPQGG; encoded by the coding sequence ATGATTCCGGCCCAAACTAACTCGGCTTACGAACGTTGGCGCCGTCGCATTTTTGCCATCACCTGGCTGGCCTATGCGGGGTTCTATCTCACCCGCAAGGGGTTTTCGGTAGCGAAGAATGAGCTGAAGCAGGCGGATGTCATGGGCCTGACCAAGTCCCAGATGTCCGCCATGGACGGTGCCTATTCGGCGGCCTATGCCGTCGGTCAGTTTGTTTGGGGGCCACTGGGGGATCGGCTGGGGACCCGTCGCGTGGTTCTGGTGGGAATGATGGGGTCGATCCTGGCGGCGGTCTGCATGGGCTTCTCCCACGGAGCCCTGGGCCTCGGTATCTTTTTCTTCCTGCAGGGATTTTTTCAATCGAGCGGCTGGGCTCCCTTGGCGAAGAACTTGGGCGAGTTTTTCTCCCAACGTGAACGGGGTGGGGTCATGGGTTTTTGGTGCACGAATTACGCCTTGGGGGGAGTGTTGGCGACGCTCTTGGCCAGCTATGCCGCCAGCCGTTTCGGATGGCGATTCGCCTTTTGGGTCCCGGCGCTGGTGCTGCTGGTCATCTGGGGATTGTTCTGGCTGCTGCAGCGCAATCGGCCTGAGGACGTAGGGCTGCCACCCATTGAGGTGTATCATGCTGCCCTGGCCGACGCCCCTCTGTCGGAGCCTGTGGCGCCTGCTTCTGGTTCTGCTTCGGCTGTGGCAGCGGTGCCGCCCTCCCGCTCGGCTTCGGCGGATTCCGGCGAGAGCTGGGAGGTGGTGAAAGCAGTGTTGCGAAGCCCCATGGTGTGGATCCTGGCCGCGAGCTACTTTCTGGTGAAGCCGACGAGGTATTTGCTCCTGTTTTGGTCTCCGGTGTACATCAACGAGCGATTGGGGACGACCACTGCCGAGTCAGGATTTTTGAGCAGCATGTTCGATTTTGCCGGTCCGTTGGGAACGCTCTTCGGAGGTCTTTTTTCCGACAAGATTTTTGGGGCTCGCAGAATCCCGCCAGCGGTCATTGCGCTGGCGGCCCTCGCGGCGCTCATGATTGCGTTTCCCTATCTTCCCATGTCCCGCACCGGAATGGGCATTGGCATGTTCTTGCTGGGCTTCTTGGTCTTTATTCCGGACTCCCTGATCTCGGGGACGGCTGCGATCGATTTTGGAACCAAGCGGGGAGCTTCCACGGCCAATGGGCTGATCAACGGAGTTGGCTCACTGGGCCAGATGGTTGGGGTGATGCTTCCAGGTGCCGTCGAAGCGTACCTGCGGGCGGGCCAGGACATTTGGCTGCCGATTTTTGTGGGCTTGGGTATCGCACTGGCGCTGGCGGCTTTGCTGCTTGCCCCGCAATGGAACCGAGTGCCGCCCCAGGGGGGGTAG
- a CDS encoding aromatic ring-hydroxylating dioxygenase subunit alpha, which produces MSLSPRVRSLLSSQPPHHTLAGELYRDPEVYRADLDRVWRRGWLFAGHGCEIPAAGDYFAMDVGADSILVVRSETGEVRAMHNLCRHRGSLLCDEPCGRVKKWVCPYHRWAYDLDGRLIHSPAMPESFDRSQYGLRTVQVREVEGLIFVSLAACPPDFTEAGEMFGALARPQGFRKAKIAKIVDYHVKANWKLVWENNRECFHCNANHPQYIKANFDHYNADDTSPQIRAEMETAVKRSEARWAATGLAVSHKQTGMTTFPDAERNIWFSANRTALVEGYLSETMDGRQVAPLMGDYRDADVGTLRMRALPNFWNHSSCDHAVSTRLLPAGPEATAVRVYWLVDEKAQEGRDYELSAVMPFWQLTSEQDWVICERQQRGINSSAYAPGPYSPYKEYNVDAFIRWYLKQMESK; this is translated from the coding sequence TTGTCGCTCTCTCCTCGAGTGCGAAGCCTGCTCTCCTCCCAACCTCCCCATCACACGCTGGCCGGCGAACTGTATCGCGACCCGGAGGTTTACCGAGCGGACCTGGACCGTGTTTGGCGCCGGGGCTGGCTGTTTGCCGGACATGGCTGTGAGATCCCTGCCGCGGGGGATTATTTCGCCATGGATGTGGGAGCAGACTCGATCTTGGTGGTGCGATCCGAGACGGGCGAGGTCCGGGCGATGCACAACCTCTGCCGTCATCGTGGATCGTTGCTTTGCGATGAGCCCTGCGGACGGGTTAAGAAGTGGGTTTGCCCCTACCATCGGTGGGCTTACGATTTGGATGGGCGCCTCATCCACTCTCCGGCGATGCCGGAATCTTTCGATCGTTCGCAGTATGGATTGCGGACTGTTCAGGTGCGCGAGGTGGAAGGACTCATCTTTGTATCGCTGGCCGCATGTCCGCCGGATTTCACGGAGGCGGGGGAGATGTTCGGAGCCCTGGCCCGGCCGCAGGGTTTTCGTAAGGCCAAGATCGCCAAGATCGTGGATTACCATGTGAAAGCGAACTGGAAGCTGGTTTGGGAAAACAATCGTGAATGCTTTCACTGCAACGCGAATCATCCCCAGTACATCAAGGCCAACTTTGATCACTACAATGCGGATGACACCTCGCCCCAGATCCGCGCGGAGATGGAGACGGCGGTCAAGCGCAGCGAGGCTCGCTGGGCGGCCACCGGCTTGGCCGTGAGCCACAAGCAAACTGGCATGACCACGTTTCCTGATGCCGAGCGCAACATTTGGTTTTCAGCGAACCGGACCGCCTTGGTGGAAGGTTATCTGAGTGAGACCATGGATGGCCGGCAGGTTGCGCCCCTGATGGGAGATTATCGGGATGCGGACGTCGGCACCCTCCGCATGCGAGCGCTTCCCAATTTTTGGAACCACTCCAGCTGCGATCATGCGGTGAGCACGCGACTCCTTCCGGCCGGTCCCGAGGCCACCGCAGTCCGGGTTTACTGGCTGGTGGACGAGAAGGCCCAGGAGGGACGCGATTACGAGCTGTCGGCCGTGATGCCCTTCTGGCAGCTCACCTCCGAGCAGGATTGGGTGATCTGCGAACGCCAGCAGCGCGGCATCAATTCCAGCGCGTATGCGCCGGGGCCGTACTCGCCTTACAAGGAATACAACGTGGATGCCTTCATACGCTGGTATCTCAAACAAATGGAGTCCAAATGA
- a CDS encoding FAD-binding oxidoreductase produces the protein MTELKDAEYVIVGGGAVGCGVAYTLAAAGKRDILLVERASDVAQATSSQGAGLCGQPRPSEERTRLAMHSVATFRELQRDPKVQPEWHEVGSLRVALTEKRAAELRELKRVADRVGLETELIDAKEARVLCPPLQLQKAQAILWCPSDGYMRPYAVASSYAYQARKLGVSLVTDTVVEGIVCRDGRVTGVRTNRGQISCRYVINAAGAHAYHVAQLVGLELPIVPVRHEYFVTMALSGWTPELPCFRVPELTLYGRACDGGLLLGGWEKQALNTDPRSYALAAQPPPVEPDWPVLQSFEDDFAALVPEARGTQKSRVGKGWPTFTPDGRFIIGESSRVKGFVMAGGCNAHGISGSAGIGRLLLESLTDPKPSEYVRSLSPDRFTETTWTWEDARRQAAHVYETYYGV, from the coding sequence ATGACAGAGCTCAAGGATGCCGAATATGTGATCGTGGGCGGCGGAGCGGTAGGGTGTGGAGTTGCATACACCCTGGCTGCCGCGGGCAAGCGGGACATTCTCCTGGTGGAACGGGCTTCGGATGTGGCCCAGGCGACGTCGTCCCAAGGCGCCGGCCTGTGTGGCCAGCCGCGGCCGAGTGAGGAACGCACCCGTCTGGCGATGCACTCCGTCGCTACCTTTCGCGAGTTGCAGCGCGACCCTAAAGTGCAACCAGAATGGCACGAGGTGGGCTCGCTTCGAGTGGCCTTGACGGAGAAGCGCGCGGCTGAGCTTCGTGAGTTGAAACGAGTTGCTGACCGGGTGGGGCTGGAAACGGAGCTGATTGATGCGAAGGAGGCCCGGGTGCTTTGTCCGCCGCTTCAATTGCAGAAGGCCCAAGCGATCTTGTGGTGTCCCTCGGATGGCTACATGCGTCCGTATGCAGTAGCCAGTTCCTATGCCTATCAGGCGAGGAAGCTCGGTGTGAGCCTGGTGACCGACACCGTGGTTGAGGGAATTGTTTGCCGTGACGGCCGGGTGACGGGAGTCCGAACCAATCGGGGTCAGATCTCGTGCCGTTACGTCATCAACGCGGCGGGAGCACATGCCTATCATGTGGCTCAGCTGGTTGGACTGGAGCTTCCCATTGTTCCGGTGCGCCACGAGTACTTTGTCACCATGGCGTTGTCGGGATGGACACCCGAGCTTCCGTGTTTTCGGGTTCCCGAGCTCACCCTTTATGGCCGGGCGTGTGATGGGGGGCTCTTGTTGGGTGGGTGGGAGAAACAGGCCCTGAACACGGATCCACGCAGCTACGCTTTGGCCGCTCAGCCGCCACCGGTCGAGCCGGACTGGCCGGTATTGCAGAGTTTTGAAGACGATTTTGCGGCCCTGGTGCCAGAAGCCCGTGGGACCCAAAAATCTCGAGTGGGCAAGGGATGGCCCACCTTCACTCCCGATGGACGGTTTATCATTGGGGAGTCCTCGCGAGTCAAAGGCTTCGTCATGGCCGGAGGCTGCAATGCGCACGGGATCAGCGGTTCGGCGGGAATCGGCCGACTGCTCTTGGAGTCGTTGACGGATCCCAAGCCTTCAGAGTATGTGCGCAGCCTGAGTCCGGATCGATTTACCGAGACGACCTGGACGTGGGAAGATGCCCGGCGGCAAGCGGCTCATGTGTACGAGACCTACTACGGAGTCTGA